The genome window GATCGAGGAGACGGCGCCGCGGGGCGGCGGGGCGAGCTGGAGGCAGCTGCTGGGGAACCGTGCCATGGTGCAGCTCTGTGTGCTGGGCTTCGTGCTGTTCTTCGCGTGCTACGGACAGTTCGAGTCGGGGCTGAGCGCGTACGGCGTGGAGGCGGCCGGGATCTCGACGTCCGCCCTGGGTACGGCGCTGGCGGCGAACACGGCGACGATCGTGGTGGCGCAGTTCGCGGTGCTGAAGTTCGTGGAGCGGCGCAGGCGGACGCGGGTCATCGCGGCGGTGGGGCTGATCTGGGCCGTGGCGTGGGCTGTCGCGGGATACGCAGGCCTGGGTCACGGCAGCCGGGAGATGGCGACGGCCGCGTTCGTGTCGACGTACGCGCTGTTCGGACTGGGTGAGGCGATGCTGTCGCCGACGGTCGCGCCGCTGGTGGCGGACTTGGCGCCGACGGGGATGGCGGGGCAGTACAACTCGGTGTTCGCCCTGGTGAAGCAGTTGGCGCTGGCGGTGGGGCCCGCGGTGGGTGGTCCCCTCGCGGCGGCCCTGCCGGGGCCCTACGTCGTGACCTTCCTGCTGTGCTCGCTGGGCATCACGGTGCTGGCGGTGCGGCTCGGGCGGCTGCTGACGCCGGCGCAGAACCGGCCGTCGCTGGGCAGGAGCCGGGTGGTGGCCCAGGGGGGTACGTCGGCGGAGCCGGCATCGGCGCGCACCTGAGCACCCCGCCCCGGGAACTCAACCGTCGGCCTTCGGCAGGGCGAACTCGCACCACACCGCCTTACCGCCCCCGGGCGTCCTCCGTGACCCCCAGCTCGACGCGATCGCCGCCACGATGGCGATGCCCCGGCCCGCTTCGTCCGCGGGTTCCGCGCGGCGGCGCCTCGGGAGGTGGTCGTCGCCGTCCGTGACCTCGATGATCAGACGGCGGTCCGTGCGGCGCAGGCGCAGCCGCATGGGCGGTGTGCCGTGCTGCAGCGAGTTGGCGACCAGTTCGCTCGCCGCCAGGACCCCGTGATCGTGCAGGTCCGCCGGGAACCGCCAGCTCGTCAGCACACCGGAGGCGAACGCACGCGCGCGTGGCGCCGCCTCCACCCCGCCCAGCAACTCCAGTGCGGCGTTGCGGAACAGCTCGCCGTCCGGTCCCGTCCGGGCCGGGTGCTGGAGGACCAGGACCGCCACGTCGTCGTCGTGGC of Streptomyces cynarae contains these proteins:
- a CDS encoding MFS transporter — protein: MGAAMRRIHVGNALSAFGLGFTVPYLYVYVAQVRDLGAVTAGLVLAVFAVAALVVLPFAGRAIVRRGPLPVLLAALVMAAAGSLSLGVAAGAVSVLLSAALLGAGQAVMQPALATMIVDCSVAETRSRAFAVQFFLQNLGLGVGGLIGGHLVDVSRAASFTLLFAIEAAMFLLLVVVMATVRIPRAPRIEETAPRGGGASWRQLLGNRAMVQLCVLGFVLFFACYGQFESGLSAYGVEAAGISTSALGTALAANTATIVVAQFAVLKFVERRRRTRVIAAVGLIWAVAWAVAGYAGLGHGSREMATAAFVSTYALFGLGEAMLSPTVAPLVADLAPTGMAGQYNSVFALVKQLALAVGPAVGGPLAAALPGPYVVTFLLCSLGITVLAVRLGRLLTPAQNRPSLGRSRVVAQGGTSAEPASART